A segment of the Delphinus delphis chromosome 20, mDelDel1.2, whole genome shotgun sequence genome:
TCGGCAGGGAGAGTGGGTGTGGGGAGAGATAGCGGATCCTGGGGGGGTCACACTGAGTGAGAAGTTTGGGGAAGGAACAGGGAGCTCCCTGAAGGTGTTGGAGGATTCCTGGGTGGAATTGTGCTGTATTGTGAAAAGTGATGACAGAAAGTATTCATGGAGAAGCAGAGTCAATCATAGTAGCTGTATCAGGaccctggaggaggtggccctgGGATCCAATAATAGATACTATGGaggtgcctgggggtggggggggtgtcaGAAAACTCCCTGGTTATGTTGGGACAATAATGGGGGCAGTGTTGGGCATATCTCCTATAGGGTGGGGTAGATAAAGGTGGGGGGGTTTAAGGATTAGGCAGAAAAGGGGGGATTTGTGGATTCCAGATGTCCTAGAGAGTTGGGGGTAGATGGAGAGCATCTGTTCATCTGctttccccactccaccccacccttGCCTTCTCCTAGCCACGGCACAGAACCAAGGGGACAAGATAATTGGTGGTTCCAGATGCATCCGGAACTCCCAACCATGGCAGGCGGCCCTGCTGGCAGGTCCCCACCGTAGTTTTCTCTGTGGAGGGTCCCTGCTGTCTGACGAATGGGTCATCACTGCTGCTCACTGCGCCCGTCCGTGAGTGAACCCCTCTTTGTTCTTCTGCCAAGTGCATTCCAGAGTCCAGCCCTGTGTGGAACCCAGTGTAGTAGCTGGACCCTGGTTTGGGGTCTAGATAAGAGCTTAGAACAACAGACCCAGCTCAGAACGTGGAATCCAGCCATAAATCTTGAACTCAGTTTAGGTTCTAAAAGCAGATCAACCGTTTAGAACCCACACACAAGCTTAGAGTCCCACACGGAACCTAGAATCTAACACATAACCTGAGCTCCATCCAGGGGCCCAGCTCTACATAGAGACTAAGATTAGGAGTCTGTTCCAGAGTCGTGGTTGAATTCTGCACACAGTCTACCTTCAGAAGCTCAGGACCCCCTCAGAACACTGCCTGGAATCTAGAGTCAGGTTCAGAACCCACAGTCCAGCCCTAAATCCAGAAACCTGCTCACAGCTCAGAGCATAAGATAGAGACAGAACCTGAAGCTTGTTCTAGATCCAACATTTAATCCAGAGTCTAGTCTACGGCTCCTCTCTGAGCAGCCTAGAGCCCAGACCTCAACCCACCATCTACATCCCAGAATGGAGGCCGTAATCCAAAGCTTCATATTGAACCCAGAGCCCTTCTCAGATTCTAGACTGAAACCTGGACCTCAGACCCCAGACTAGAAGTCAAAGTCCAGATGAAAGCTCACCCAGTGCCCATAAACCAGATGTAATGTCATAAACGGAAGTTCAGCGTAGAACCTAGGGCCCAGACTCTAGAATGGGAACCAACATCTAGAACCTGGGACCTGGAGCTCCGTCTAgagcccagagcctggcctgAGGTCAAGGGCTCAGACCAGAGTCTAGAACCAAGAGCCCAGACTATCACCTGTAATTTGATCTAAGACAGAACCCAACCTAGAATCAAGAATGCAGACCAGCGTTTAGAGCCCCGAGCCCAGCTGGAGCATAGAGCTCAAACCGTTGTCTACAACCCAGGTCATCAACTAGAGCTTAATCAAGAACCCAGAACTCAACCTGGAAACTGGAGCTCACACCAGTATCTAGAAAGTGTGCTATCGTCCAGATTCAATCTAGAACCCAGCTCCCGGCTTAGAGTCCAAAGTTCCGGATGAGTCCAAAGGCCAGGCTAGAACTGGAATGGAGCCTCCCTGAAGCAATGGAGTAACTGGAACGAATACTCCAGAATATCAGTTCTGACCTAGAGCCACAGCCCACAGTCTCACTTAGAACTCAGAGTATTGATCCAGGTGCAGACCCTAGGACAGAACCAAGACCGCTCAACCACCACCTGATACCCAAGGGGGAAGGCAAAGTGCAGCCcacaaggggaaggggagaatggTAGGATCGGGTCCAGAGAGAAAGCCGAGGCTGGGGGAGAGTGTACAGGATGCCAGGAGGCACTCAGCCTGCAGTTAGAGGGAGGGTTAGACATCACCAGGGAAGGGAGCATcgctggagggtggggagaggcctCCAGGTCAGATCCTGAGCAGCGCTACTCTTGGGGGTCACGGGCCAGGAACCTTCGAGTTGCCCTGGGAAAGCACAACCTGAGGATTTGGGAGGTAACACAGCAGGTGCTGCGTGTGGTCCGCCAGGTGCCACACCCCCAGTACAACCCCTGGACCATCGCAAACGACCTGATGCTGCTGCAGCTGGAGCAGCCCGCTCGGCTGCGGAGGGCAGTGAGGCCCATCGCCGTGGCCAGCTCCTGTGCCAGCGCAGGGACTCCCTGCCTTGTGTCGGGCTGGGGCACAACATCCAGTCCCAACGGTGAGAGTCCTGCGTCAGGAAAGAGGGGCGGGAGCCTGCgtcctgggtctgaggggggaggggccggggcctggatcctgggtctgagggaggaggggcctggggaccTGGAaccctgggtctgaggggggaggggctaggggtctggactcctgggtctgagggaggaggggctgggggcctggatcctgggtctgaggggggaggggctggggcctggatcctggggctgagggggaggggctcAGGCCCTGACTCCTGGGGCTTGGTGGAGGGTCGACTCCGTCGTAACCCCTCAGTGCCCCTGCAGCCAGGTTCCCCAAGTTTCTGCAATGCGTGAACATCAACATCTCCTCGGATCGGGATTGTCAGTGGGCCTATCCTGGAGCCATCACCGCTGGCATGGTCTGCGCAGGGGTCCCCCAAGGTGGGAAGAACTCTTGTCaggtgaggcccagggagagCATGGGCAGGGGGATTGTTTGGGGCAGGGACTTAGGTACAAAAGGACCGCAGGAACATGACGATCAGGGGAGCCCCCCCCCAActccacacacacagagaacGAGAGAGGTTGTAATAGCCGGGCTTCCTCCACGCCATTCGCCCTTGGGTAccggacctcagtttcctcatctgtcccctGGGGGTAGCAGGTCTTAGTCGGTGGAATGAGATGAGCTAGTCCATGGAGAGAGCACAGAGCTCTGATGACCACTGTCATTGCCATCATCACATACTGGTACCTGGAAAGCCGGGCTCAGGTCCTCTAGAGGTCTTAATCCATCCCTGAGCAATGGCTCCAGAGGCAGGGGATGTGGAAACACACACATAGTTTTCTAGAGACAGAGCTAAGATGAAGAGGGGCccaagggacagagacagagtggGAACCAGTGACCCCAACACCCAGGGGCTGAGGTCTCCAGAGCCCCTGCCCAGGGGTCTcagcccacccccatcccatcttTGCCTCTCGGGTTCTCCATGCCCACGGCTCTGGTCATCTGTCTGTGGatgtctccatctctgtctctccccctcagGGTGACTCCGGGGGACCCCTGGTGTGCAGAGGAGAGCTCCAGGGCCTCGTGTCCTGGGGGATGGAGAACTGTGCCCAGCCTGATTACCCCAGCGTCTATACCAACCTATGCAAGTACCAAACCTGGATCCAGGAGACCATACAGAGCAGATCTTAGCTGGTGTTACAGAATATCACCTGCCCACATGCTCCCCAAGACCCTGCTCTTCTTTCCCAGAGCAGTTCCTTCAGGGGTTCTCTCTGCACCCCACCACATCCCCGTCATTATTCAAGGTGCCCCTGAGACACACAGAGCAGGAGTGTGAAGGCAAAGGCACTGCACTGGCACCATATTCCGAAGAAGACAATTTTCAAAACTCTTGGTGTCTGTAAAAACCAGGGAAATACTACGAATAAAACTTTAACAATCCTAAATTCCATTCTCCATTCATTTAATTCACCCAACAGATATGCACACACAGGTCCAATCGTGCCCAGCCAGAAGCCATGTTCCAAAGCGCATGGTGTCCCCTGGGGGTCTGCCCCCTCACCATCCACTGTACTTGGTGCGGTAGAAGGAAGCGCCCCAGCCTTGCGCTGCGACCCTGAGCAGGGACCGCTGAGGTCCCGGACTGGGAGGGCAAAGACCTAGCTTGTTTCctggaaaacactatggaagtGAAGAGATCCTCGTTTCCCTAATCAGATCTCAGGTGAGGAGAGTTGAGTTAATCACACTCAGGTCCTGAGAGCTCTGCTctcgttttatttatttccatttttcatccCTGGCTCtggttcccctccctccccaaaggcATCAACACAGATGGCCTTGAATACCCTGCATCCTTGGAACACATGCATTGTCACATTGTGTTGCTTCTAATTTACACAAAATCATTGTGTTATGAatctcattctctttcttattttcattcaAGAATGATTATTTATCGGACACCTACTGTATGCAAGGCATTGGTCTATTTACTGGGCatctactatgcaccaggcattgGTCTATTTACTGGGTACCTCCTATGCGCCAGGCATGGTTCTAGGTACTGGAAGTAGGGCTGCGAACGAGCCAGATAATCTAAATGTTTCTCGTCACAGAGCTTGCATTCTAGCAGGAGGTCACAGACGAGAAACagtaaacataatttaaaagcaaagtagagggcttccctggtggcgcagtggttgagagtccgcctgccgacgcagaggacacgggttcgtgccccggtccaggaagatcccacatgaaagATTGCTGGggtgaatatagccaatattttataaaactatacATGGAgcctaacctttaaaaattgtgaatcactatattgtatacctggaaattatataatattttacagcaactatacttcaattaagaaaaagaaaaaagaggggaaaacacGATggctggggggacttccctggtggcacagtggttaaaaatctgcctgccaatgcaggggacatgggttcgatgcctgatccgggaagatcctacatgccgcagagcaacgaagccccagggccacaactactgaggctgcgctctagagccacggTCTACAACTAtcgaagcccacacgcctagagcccgtgctccgcagagaagccaccgcaatgagaagcccgcacaccgcaacgaagagtagcccctgctcgccacaactagagagagcccgggcgcagcaacaaagacccaatgcagcattaaaaaaacaaaaagaagattgCTGGGAAGTGGAGACTGCACCTTCTGTCATGGTGATACAGACACACCTTGGCTCTCATGTGTGGCAACCACCCAAGCTCTGCGGACGAAAGGCGTTGAAAGCAGCTGTGTACTTGAGTAGCTCTGAGCCCCCAGAGAGATGAAGACACGGACCACCCTATAATTCTTGGCCTGCATCCTACTATAAAGCTAAGTAAAAATAGTTTAAAGTAATCTTTAACCTGATTTCCAACTCATATTCCCAGCTGTGATGGTTACGTACCCTATTTTATTGCTTCTTAGATGCACATCCGGTTCCCGTTTTTACAACCTCCGTAAGCGGGAGGCATCTTATAATTAGCTGAGGGTTATGTCTTAGCATTACGCCCTAATTTCATCGATggcccctttttctttctcagtggtATACAAAGTGATAGTGCCAATACTACTGAGGCATTTTAGATCGATGCAATAGGGTGTGAAGGCAGGTGGGTGTGGGTGAGGAGTCAGGTTTCAGTATTAAACAGGCGACCTTATTCCACCAAAGGTGGTGTGACGTTATTTCACACCAAAATACCGTGTTAACAGCCTACCCATGTTGCTCTCTGCCCATCTGGTTTATTACTGCTCACTGCCACGGTGTTGGTGTTTTCTCAACCTGTGTTGTCCAagatggtagccactagccacatgtggtcatttaatttttaaagtaaaattatctaGATTGAATGTGCATTACAATTCCATTCCTCGGTCGCACTCGCCACATTTCTGATGCTCTATAACCATATGTGCCTGGTGGCTGccgtattggacagcacagataaatAGAATTCCATCATTGCGGAGAGTTCTGTTGGACAGGACTGCTCGAGTCTATACCCTTGCTCCTAGTGTGGTCCAGGGGACAGCAGTACCAGAATTATCTGGGGCTTATTAGAAGTCAGAGTcttggaccccaccccagaccaactgaaccggaatctgcattttaacaagacccccaGGGGTCTCAATGCTTATTAGAGTTTGAGAAGTACCACTCCGTGGTGTACATCCACCATGTTTAATGACCCAGTCCGCCAGTGATGGACACCTAGTTTCCTTCTACTACCCAAGCAATACTGCACTGACTATTAGGGGGCAGGCCCCTTATATAACTAGAGAAGACTTCTCTGGACTATCACAGAAGCAGGACCACTGGGCCAAAAGCCTTACTTTTAATCAATTTCACCAAGTACTGGCAAGTTTTTGCCCGGATAAGAAAGATTCACATCTCTCCACACCCTCAAAAATGCCcgtcgttcattcattcattcagcaaatatttactgaatcctATTATGTGCCAGTTACTGCTCTAGGAACAAGGCAGGTAATATTGTTGCCCTCGGGGAACTCACTTCTGGAGGTGAGGCAAACAAGGGACAAGTAAATGAGTAAAACATGaaatattgggaattccctggcagtccagtggttaggacacagcactttcactgccatggcccaggttcgatccctggtcagggaactgagatcctgcaagcctcatggtactgccaaaaaaaaacattaaatattacaGACGGGAGCGAGTGCTTTGGAGAAAACTAAAGCAGAGTAAGGGGATAGAGAATGTCAGAGGAAGGTTCTAATTTTAAGTGGGTTATGCAGTGGGTGGTTAACTCCGCAGGGCTATGTTGTCCAAACCCTGCGTATTACAAAAAGTAGTTAGGCCCTTGCCTGGCATCTGGGAGAGAACCTCTAAGCCTTTGTAATATTCTGCCTAATAACAGCGTCTTTCTTTACCTGGGGGCCTTGGGCCATGCCAGATAGTCTATCATAACGGGATGATTTGTGATGGAGGTCTTGGGGCATATTTGACCTGAGAAGGAGCTGGAGACGAAGGCCAGCCATGCAGGCAGGCAGCCATGTGCCTATGTGACTGACCCCCAATAAAAAACATAGACAACCAAGGCTCAGGTGGACTTTCCTGGTGGGCAATCCTCTGTACGTGTTGTCGCACGTTGTTGCTGGGCAAAGTGAGTGCTGTCTATACGACTCGTCTGGGAGAGGTCAGCTGGAAGCTCGTGCCTGGTCTCTCCTGCACTTGGCCCCATGCgtctttttattttgctgtgaTAAACCAAAATCATGAGTGCAGGAGTTTTccgagttctgtgagtccttctagtaATTCCCTGAACCCATCTCAGGGATCTCCAACTACAATGGTCAAGGAAGTCTTCATGGAGAGGATGACAAGAATGGAAGAAACCAGGCAGACGTCTGGTTTCGAAGAGGGGTCCGGGGGTGGGAATTAAAATACTAAAGTTCTGAGATGGGATTGTGCCTGACATGAGAGGGGCAGGAGAAGAGGAAGCGGTAGGTGACGTCAGAGGACTACTGGGGCCAGACGGTCTGGGGCCTTGTTGGCCACCATAAGGAAACCTGACTTTCACTctgagggaggtgggaggcacTGTGGGCTTTCCAGAAGAGGCGTGGCCTGCCCTGACTTACACTTTATAATAAAagttcactctggctgctgtgtgtaAACAGTGCAGGCGGACAAGGACAAAAACAGGGAGACCAGATAAGAAGCTTGCATAATCCAGATGAGAGATGATGGCGGCTGGGAGGGGCCAGGGCGGCGAGGATGGAAGATGTTGAGAAATGGTCTGATTCTGGATCTATCTTGAAGGCGGCACTGGCAGGGTTCGGTAACACAGTGGATGTGTGGTGTGTGAGAAAAGGAATTCAAGGGCGAGACTGAGGTTTGGGCTGAGGAATGAAAGGACGAAGAAACTATTTACTGAGACGATCAAGACTGTAGGAGGAGCCCATCTGGAACATGAGAGGGGTGAAGGACAAGAGTTTGGTTTTGAACGTGAATCTGTTGAGTAGGCAGTGGGATGTCAAGTTGAGAGTTTAAGAGCAAGGTCTGGCTGGAGACATAacatttgggagtcatcagcatgtagatggtatttaaagccacagGAGCAGATGAGATCACGGAGGGAGTGAGCATAGACAGAGCAAAGAAGAGGGTCAAATGCTCCAGCATGTAGAGATTGGGGACGTGAGTAGAAAACAACACCGGTCATGAAAGAGAAGCAGTCAGTGAGTTATGAGGAAGACCGGGAGAAAGGTAGCGTCTCAGAAGCCGAGGAAAGACTTTGAAAGACCAGGGAGTGAACCACTTGTTAAATGCTGCTGATATCTCAAGTAAGATGAACCCCAAAGAGGTAGCCACTGGGTTCAGCGCCATGGATCTTATTGGCGCCCTTAAAAGAGGCACCCTCGGTGGAGCAGTGGGGGTGGAAGCCTGCGTGGAGTGGGCTCAAGAGAACAGGAGGAGAGGACTGCCAGACAGGACGTGCAGCCAACATTTTGGAGTATTGCAGTCAAAGGCAGCAAAACGGGTCAGGGGCTGAAGGAGAGCACAGAGGTTGagagaaggtttttaaaaaattctgttcatGGAACATGGGAGACATTGTAGCATGTGTGTATGTTAatggagaagaagaaaattgATGATGCAGGCAAGGGAGCAGAGGACTGCTGGCTGGAACAGTGTCCTCGAGGAGGTGAGAGGGGATGGGGTACCTCGCACAAGTGGAGGTGTCTTTCTTAGACGGAGGTGAAGATTGTTCACCTATAGAAATGGAAGGGGGGCGGAGCATGTGAGCACAGATGCAGGTAGATGGCAAGTCTGACCTTTCTAGCGTTTGTTATTCTGACGGGTGAAAAGTGGTATTTCGTTGATGTGTGAGAAAGATGATGACTGGGACCAACATCCTTAATAACATGGATCCTGCTCTAAAGAAGAAGTCACCTCAGTGTGTCAATTTCTTGTGCATCTGTCTCTCCAAAAGACCAAGTCTGATTTCTCCCCAGGCGTCTCTCTTTCTACCTCTTTCATCGTCTTGCCTTTGTCTCTCCCTGCATTTCCTCTGCTCTCTCCCATCCAccttgtttttctgtctctgtgtattTATCCCTTTGGGTCTTTCTTAGTCTCCCCATCCCTTCACATCTGCATCAGGGCCTCTGCTCTGGGCATGGGTGTAGGGCCAACTTTCTCATCCCAGCCAGCAATTCCAACCAGAACTTCCAGTTCCTGCTTGACAAAGAACCTCATTTTGAAGCCAAGCTATAGGGTGGGGGCCCCCGGGAACCTCAGGCTGCCTCCATCTCCAGCTTTACTTATTTAACAAGCGTGTTTGTGGCCTTTGGTTCGTGTCAAACTCTCCTCTAAGCATCTTcagatattaactcatttaaccctgcTCTGTGAGGCAGGTGCTGTGGTTAGTGCCATTTTACGGAGGCACAGAGTGGCCATGTCACTTGAACTGAGCTCTGATCCACTAGGAACACTGTCTCTTTTTctagtcctttttctttcttgctctagCCCTTCTCTCTGAGGGCGACAGACCCTGATCTATGTGACAGTACCCCTGGATTTGGTCTAACTGGCATGTGACTTTCAGCTACTCACTGAACTCCGTGGGCTCCAGTTGCCTTATTGATCAAGTGAGGGGGTAGAGTACCCCCAACTCTTGGTGGGTCCATGACCTCACTTCAACAAGAGTCAGCCAATCATTAGCCCTACTGTCAGTGTTGACCTGGTACTCACCCCTCCACAAATACCAAAGACAGCCACCCCACTGCAAGTTCCAGCCGTTCCCAAGGGAGAAAGACTTTTTCTGGAAGTGTGGACCTAGGCCACAAAGGAGCACAGGTTCCCCGACTTCCCACACAAACCTGTCACCTCACTTAACCCGCATCCTCCCTCCTGCCACTCAGCCTGAACCCAACTCAACTCAGAAAGAGTGAACTCGGTCCCTACTCTGGGTCCAGTCCTGGGAAGTGGGGTAATTCCAAGGTGGGGAAGGACAGTGGCTTTCTGTCACCATGAGAGGTACTCACAGCTATGACCCAGCACGCTCCTACCAAAACCCTACCCTGACGCAGATACTGGACCTCACATCTGGCGCTCATTAACAATGTCAACGCACAACACCAACTCAACTGTATTTCAACACCTCCCCACCCAAATACTCAATCTTGGcctcatctccagccccaccccaacTGGACTCTCAACAACATTATCCCCAGATCCCTCCCATCTACAGCTTAATTCTATCCCCAAAACCAACTCCAACCCCATCCTCACCCCAGGTCCATTCTCTTCCCCAAACTCACCTGTGTAGTCGTCAgagcccctccccccacaccaacCACCATCTTAAACCCGACCACACACTTTTCTTCCTAGTGTAGGGAAAAACTGTGAAAGACTTTCAGATGGACCCAACAGACGTCATCAATGGAACACGAGGGGGGTTATCTGATTCTATGGGGTCTCAGcttctttcactgtctttgatCTACTTTACAACTCTGTAAATGATAACTAGTGGATCGTAGTGCAAATAATTCTCGTCCGTAACCGTGCACATGAGTTTTGTCAGGTGGAAGTACAATTCTCTCCCCTCCATATAGAATAAGCCAGTTTCGCATCTATTGGTGAATTCATGTTAGCGCTTCTTAtcgcccgcgcaccgcaacgaagtgtagcccccgctcaccgcaactagagaaagcccgcacgcagcaacaaagacccagggcagccaaaaataaattaattaattttaaaaaaaaagaagggcctTGTGCTCATGATAAGGTGCTACCAACGAATTCAGTTCCCTCCATCGGAGGATTAAGAAGTCTCTCAGTCAAtgaatgaacttaaaaaaaatagaacctaCTTCAGAGGGTTCTTGGGAGGATTGAGTTAGTGTGTGAGAGCGCTCCCTAAGGAGAACGCCCGGTACGGAGTGAACGCTTACTAAGTGGTTGCTCTCATTAGTATTACTGTTGTTCTTATTATTGATGTCATTGTTATGCTTCCTCCAAGGCCCCAGTGCCAGAGCAAGACACCTTGGGTGGCAGCTGTGTATTTGAGAGAATGAAAGGTAGCCGCCCAAATCCTTCCCGTGGGACAGAAAATAAGGACATAGCTGAGACGGAGATTCTGACTGCCAACAAGACCTTAATTCAAGAAGGCCAGCCAGGTGGCAGGCTTCTCAGACCACCCTCCTCCCTGCCGTCTCCAGGGACTTTGCAGCCACACGTCCTCTCCTCCCTGTTTTTGCCCAGGGGAGTTTTAACATCCTGGGCAGGAAGGAATTTGGAGgctggtggagggagagaggaggtgaaAATACTGGGGAAGAGaacaaagcagagagaggagagtCAAAGAGATAACGATACTTCCTGTCTTTGGTCCAGCAGATGAAGCCCTTTCATGCCATTTCCCCAAGGCCCCGGTTGGGGAAATGTCagctccccattttacagaagt
Coding sequences within it:
- the LOC132416431 gene encoding kallikrein-14-like; its protein translation is MFLLLTALQILAVATAQNQGDKIIGGSRCIRNSQPWQAALLAGPHRSFLCGGSLLSDEWVITAAHCARPNLRVALGKHNLRIWEVTQQVLRVVRQVPHPQYNPWTIANDLMLLQLEQPARLRRAVRPIAVASSCASAGTPCLVSGWGTTSSPNARFPKFLQCVNINISSDRDCQWAYPGAITAGMVCAGVPQGGKNSCQGDSGGPLVCRGELQGLVSWGMENCAQPDYPSVYTNLCKYQTWIQETIQSRS